TTGGAAAACTCGAACAGTTTGATATGGAGGCAAGATCGTTGTTGAATCTAGGGGTAACCAAAGAGCATCAGGGCTATCTCGAGGAAGCTATTGATTACATGCAAAAGGCTATGAAGATTGCCAAGAATAATGACCTTTTGGAACTGTTGCATCAGTGTTATCATTCTTCGGCTCTGCTGTTCAACATCAAGCAGAACAACTATGCGAGAGCTTTGAAAATGCTCAATGAAGCTCTCGAAGTGGCCTCTAGGCTGCATAATAAATCTTCCAAAATGTGCGAAACGTTGCTAATCAAATCGGATGTTTTGATACGGATGGGAGACTTCCAAAGTGCGAAACAAGCGTTGAGGAAAGCGTACAAACTGAAAACGCCGGTGGTATCGGATGCGGAAAATGTCGAGCATCAGCTCAGGGCCGTTATTGCGCTTTGTCGGGTTGAGGATGAGCTCATCACTGTCGATAGCACCGATTATGGAAAGAAGAAGCTACTTTACGAACGGATGGGAGACGGTGCTTGCAAACTCGAGAACTTTGGAAAAGCGATAGATTTCTACCTGAAAATGTTGGAGTGCGCTCAATTGAATGAGGACAACGATCGGCAGCTGGTTCCCATTTATGTCAGTTTGTATCAAACGTACAAAGATAATAAGCAGTACGAAGAGGCGCTTGTTTATCTTTGGAAGGAATATGATATTATTAAGGATATTCCCAAAGAAGCGTTCAATACGCTGGCGGGCATTGCGGAAGTGTACGAGGAACAAAATAAGTCCTGTTTCGAAATCGAAGACATTTATCGTAGAGCTCGAGAGGAAGCTAAAAAAATTAGATCATTGAAATTGGAACGCTTAGCAATCAAGCGTTGTATTGAGGTTCTTAAGAAAAACGAAATGGATTTGATGGTAGAGAAGCTCGAGAAGGATGCCAAAGACTCGGGAATCGATTTGGCGTTGgaagatgacgatgatgatgatgatgcgaaCAATGACTCGGAGGATGAACAGAACGCAACGGAAACCTCCATCGAATTCCACATCAATTCCCCGGATATTGGTGAGGACGTTAATCTCTCCGACCTTACGGATTCAGATGAAGAAATTACCAAAGCAACAGAAAAAACTGTGGAATCCCGAAGCATTCGCAAGCGCGGGACATCCTTTCAGATTCGAAGGAACAATAAAGGCGAAACACAGCTGCATCAAGCGTGCATCAGTGGTAATAAACTTCTGGTTCAGAAGCTTTTGGAGCAAGGGCATCCGGTCAACATTCGGGATCACGCCGGTTGGCTTCCGTTGCATGAGGCCTGCATTCATGGACACAAAGAGATCGTTGAAATGCTCCTGGACCGAGGGGCACACATCAATGATAAGGGTGGAACCAGTTGCGATGGGATCACCCCACTTTACGATGCCTGCTGTAACGGAAATTTGGAGATAGTTGAGCTTTTGTTAGATAGAGGCGCAAATTGCACTCAACGAACGGATTCGGGTGATACCACCGCAAACATTTTGGAGGTGTGGTTTAAAGGCGTACGAGGAAAACTTGAGGACGCGGATATTGTTTATTACAACACCATTCGTGATAGAATTGTTGCATGCTTTGAAAAAGTCGGAATAAACCCGAATAACCCGCAGAGTATCGAACCAGAAGTCATCACTGAAACAACCCGATCTACCAGGCGTCGAGTTAATCGTGCTGGTGGATCCGATTCTAGTTCGGAAAAAGCTGAAACCAGCACAATTTGTACCGTCACCAGCAATCGGAGCTCGGGCTATGGAAGCATAAAAGATGTTTCTCAAAACTCGGCTCGTCGGAAACGTCTTCCAAGTATGTGTTCTGATTCATCCGGACTATCTTCCGATTCAGAAAGCGACCCAGATGAGTTCAATCGATCGTCGCTCCAAGGGAAGCACTCTCACAATGCGTCGGGAGTGGATGACTATAGGAACGCGATGCAAATTCTGCGAAAGGGCACCACTGTTCGGGCACAAATTGTGTCCCCTCTGAAAGATCCAAATCCAGGGCCCGCAAAGCGGGCTGCCCACATGGGACAGCAGGAGGTTGGCGATGACTGGCTCGATGATGATCTCGGTCCGAAGAAAAAGCGTCAGAAATTCACCTCCGAAAAAGATTATGCCGAGCCGAATAAAATCAACCGAACGGCATCGCGAAGAAGTTTCGAGCCAGAACCGACGTCTCCGCAGAAAAGTTCCTGTTTCCCGATCCAGGCCATCGTTTCTAACGCTCTGGACTATGATTCCGATGAAATTCCGCTGGCCGAGGAAAACGAGTTGGCTTCAGCGGGCGATTCTGCTTCAGATGCTCACCGCATATTGATGAACGCTTCGGGAAGAAGTTTCCACCGCAGACCAACCGGTCATAAAAGGGCGTCTAGGTCGAATTCCAGTGCAAGTCTTAGAAATCAAACATCGCTACTGGAGGCAGGGTTCAATATGTCGTCACGATCGGACAGTCCCACGATTGGGCTGATGGAGGAGAATCTACTATCGCCGACTAAAAGTAACAGCGGCCAGAGAACTCCGCGTAAATGTGGCGCAGAGCTTGGGAAGAATACGCCAACGAAAGTGCTTCCCCCTAACATGGTGCGCGTGATTGTGGATGGTGATCCGATCGATATTTGCTATGACGAGGGCCGGATGCTGGAACTGAACGTTGGATGGTTGATCAATGAAGTTGTGAAACGTTATGGCATGTGAGTACCAAATTTATCTCAAAATTTCAGCTGTGACAGCCGAGTTGGATTGTGTACATGTGTCTTATCCATACATATGTTAAACTATGTGCACACCAGTgctacaaattatcaaaatttattcacgaatggaggaattaccttttttccagtgttggatgaattctcttctgttgaaactcagcATCATAtgtgtcataatgagtataacacaagagtcgagacgcgtgaattTTGTCtagtatattgaacgaaaacagcaCGAATAAATTTCGTAAAGCCTACATTTAGGCACCTtccttactgtcaataattttagATGATTCTTACGAAAGCCACATTGATCTTCATCACTTGGCGTCAATTTTTATTGAGAGCGTGTTTTAGCGCGTTTATTAGGACCAGAGATCCGGAAAGGGCATAATTGTGGGTTTCGTTAAGCGTTGACCGGTGTGCGACGGTGAGCGGTTGAGCGGCCAAAATAGCATAGCAATACGAAATTCGTATTCCGATTtcgattattttgaactatCGCCCATATGATTGGGGGTGTATTTCATTTCCGGGCAATCGGAAGTAGATTCATAAATAAAGAGTTATACTATACATTTCAATGTCAAAGTCaccaaaaatatgaattttatgtcaccaaaaatatgaatgaaatcgattaatggtaaggGAAGGCccttaccattaatcgatttcactctcagtTGGTTGATGTTGAATTTTATACTTTGATTCTCACTAACACGCagtgatcttcaatttcgacgttaAGGAATGTCATGACGAAAATGaagatacaaatgaaaaaattaacttCATGGCATGTTGATATTGATGTTCATcccactggtgttcattgatagtgttgtttcttATTCATCGACTATCGCTTGAGCGgaaggttatcaatacaaggtaggctgaaattcgccgtattcgaatgtcgtgaacgtgaatattttcggcactggta
The Toxorhynchites rutilus septentrionalis strain SRP chromosome 2, ASM2978413v1, whole genome shotgun sequence genome window above contains:
- the LOC129770122 gene encoding tonsoku-like protein, coding for MNMNLEEQKLLRRKTKSSDAQNFQQLADTCSKLGEMYSDRGEHRKALNEYKLVASAYKKMNMQMEYGRANRLVGEMFMLLAEFDTALRYEKIYLEMATKEGDKVELQRAHVTIGRTYLLQGQNLDGTEAAKVPLGEAEKAFLKSLRLSRVLKGVGKLEQFDMEARSLLNLGVTKEHQGYLEEAIDYMQKAMKIAKNNDLLELLHQCYHSSALLFNIKQNNYARALKMLNEALEVASRLHNKSSKMCETLLIKSDVLIRMGDFQSAKQALRKAYKLKTPVVSDAENVEHQLRAVIALCRVEDELITVDSTDYGKKKLLYERMGDGACKLENFGKAIDFYLKMLECAQLNEDNDRQLVPIYVSLYQTYKDNKQYEEALVYLWKEYDIIKDIPKEAFNTLAGIAEVYEEQNKSCFEIEDIYRRAREEAKKIRSLKLERLAIKRCIEVLKKNEMDLMVEKLEKDAKDSGIDLALEDDDDDDDANNDSEDEQNATETSIEFHINSPDIGEDVNLSDLTDSDEEITKATEKTVESRSIRKRGTSFQIRRNNKGETQLHQACISGNKLLVQKLLEQGHPVNIRDHAGWLPLHEACIHGHKEIVEMLLDRGAHINDKGGTSCDGITPLYDACCNGNLEIVELLLDRGANCTQRTDSGDTTANILEVWFKGVRGKLEDADIVYYNTIRDRIVACFEKVGINPNNPQSIEPEVITETTRSTRRRVNRAGGSDSSSEKAETSTICTVTSNRSSGYGSIKDVSQNSARRKRLPSMCSDSSGLSSDSESDPDEFNRSSLQGKHSHNASGVDDYRNAMQILRKGTTVRAQIVSPLKDPNPGPAKRAAHMGQQEVGDDWLDDDLGPKKKRQKFTSEKDYAEPNKINRTASRRSFEPEPTSPQKSSCFPIQAIVSNALDYDSDEIPLAEENELASAGDSASDAHRILMNASGRSFHRRPTGHKRASRSNSSASLRNQTSLLEAGFNMSSRSDSPTIGLMEENLLSPTKSNSGQRTPRKCGAELGKNTPTKVLPPNMVRVIVDGDPIDICYDEGRMLELNVGWLINEVVKRYGIKHGKRPLIKLLRTDGGLCVDSDPLTTFLGGNDPIITSYVIEYERLRADQFYEDYSKHRDVELLTDMFQALVTLENTDQLLLRREFFSGKPRQWDVLFQALAYQGRVKVLDLSFNQLADSEFQPFIEKLPSLKYLEKLSLSMNHISHIGMYNLSTLIVANPDHGTSSLSALTHLTELDLSQNPLLDQSLLVLTRVCQHLMQLKVLRLTATEITNLTFATPPMDIARLQVFDVSENRLNKKSIDYMFSKLNTKILTEFNLNALGKLRDFKPALTASIQSCDFDMLRSLNLSNCDLTDADLSAIIFSLKTSAEKLKHLDVSFNAKLTLKSLVDVFQSFTDRSLECVRFVQNFLVLKQLGDNLIEMIRYEPDNCYPHRVELMQPLRLTEQELEKLRWKVSDFWKRIWSSRAVVEFQGMNVSLFVQH